In the genome of Petrotoga olearia DSM 13574, one region contains:
- a CDS encoding FMN-binding protein, translating into MKREGRVYTIIFTFIISFVFVFVLAVANELTKDTVERNQELFQIKAILSAMGISYQSDEEAFQKYNSMVSTESIDGSQLYTAEVNGQNVYATIFTGGGLWGTITGVLAVNEDVSRIVGIDFISQNETPGLGGRIEEDWFKKQFSGLKIIDSQIRVVTGQGTGDNDYENGQVDAITGATRTSESIERIVNETISNLKDILGVSI; encoded by the coding sequence ATGAAAAGGGAAGGTAGAGTTTATACCATAATATTTACATTCATTATTTCTTTTGTATTTGTTTTCGTTTTGGCAGTTGCAAATGAATTAACAAAAGATACGGTAGAAAGGAATCAAGAATTGTTCCAAATTAAAGCCATATTATCTGCAATGGGTATATCTTATCAAAGTGATGAAGAAGCTTTTCAAAAATACAATTCTATGGTTTCAACTGAATCTATTGATGGCTCTCAATTATATACTGCCGAAGTAAACGGACAAAATGTCTATGCTACTATCTTCACAGGTGGTGGACTATGGGGAACGATCACGGGTGTCTTAGCTGTGAACGAAGATGTTTCTAGAATTGTTGGTATTGACTTTATATCTCAAAACGAGACGCCAGGATTAGGCGGAAGAATAGAAGAAGATTGGTTCAAAAAACAGTTTTCGGGTCTTAAAATTATAGATAGTCAAATAAGAGTAGTAACTGGGCAAGGTACTGGCGACAACGACTACGAAAACGGACAAGTCGATGCAATAACTGGTGCTACAAGAACTTCTGAGTCTATTGAAAGAATTGTAAATGAAACGATTTCGAATTTGAAAGATATTCTGGGGGTGAGTATTTAA
- a CDS encoding Rnf-Nqr domain containing protein, with amino-acid sequence MAQKNWIAIAKDNLWYNNPVFIQILGICSTLAVTNTLINTSIMTVGVVFVTGLSALTVSLLKSFIPRKVRMIAQTLIISFYVIIVDIVLRAYVPEVSRALGPYVGLIITNCIIMGRTEAFAQSNPPLLSLWDGLTSGIGYMYVLLMVAFVRELLGFGTLFGFQILPDNFVNWTIMVMPPSAFFMLAIFIWILKGYMFRKEVKK; translated from the coding sequence ATGGCTCAGAAAAATTGGATAGCGATTGCTAAAGATAATTTATGGTATAACAATCCTGTATTCATCCAAATACTCGGAATATGTTCCACCCTAGCTGTAACTAATACTCTTATTAACACTTCTATTATGACTGTGGGAGTTGTTTTTGTGACAGGATTATCAGCGTTGACGGTTTCTTTGTTGAAATCTTTTATTCCTAGGAAAGTCAGAATGATAGCCCAAACGTTGATAATATCTTTTTATGTTATAATTGTTGATATTGTTTTACGGGCTTATGTACCTGAAGTTAGTAGAGCGTTGGGACCATACGTAGGTTTGATTATAACTAATTGTATAATAATGGGAAGAACAGAGGCTTTTGCTCAATCTAACCCTCCACTGCTTTCTTTGTGGGATGGTTTAACTAGTGGAATAGGCTATATGTATGTCCTTTTGATGGTCGCATTTGTGAGAGAGTTGTTGGGCTTTGGAACACTTTTTGGATTTCAAATATTACCAGATAATTTTGTAAATTGGACTATAATGGTTATGCCTCCAAGCGCTTTCTTTATGTTAGCTATTTTTATATGGATACTTAAAGGTTACATGTTTAGAAAGGAGGTTAAAAAATAA
- a CDS encoding NADH:ubiquinone reductase (Na(+)-transporting) subunit E, with amino-acid sequence MSPDVGLISLFFASIFTSNILLSNFLGMCSFISVSKDFTSSNGLGLAVTFVMTITTAINWLVYHYLLIPFGLEYLRYIVFIIVIAAIVQISEMVIERMSTNLYMSLGIFLPLITVNCAILGVALFMQIRNYNFLQSVIFGLGSGLGWWLAIVSLAAIRKKVDKSPVPGPLKGPGITLITIGLMAMAFMGFSGMLNVQ; translated from the coding sequence ATGTCCCCTGACGTAGGTTTGATATCTTTATTCTTTGCTTCTATTTTTACAAGCAACATACTTCTTTCTAATTTTTTAGGAATGTGTTCCTTTATATCGGTTTCAAAGGATTTCACTTCTTCTAATGGGTTGGGTCTTGCAGTAACCTTTGTTATGACTATAACTACCGCAATTAACTGGCTGGTCTACCATTATTTGTTGATTCCTTTCGGTTTAGAATATCTTAGATACATAGTCTTCATAATCGTCATTGCTGCAATAGTTCAGATATCAGAAATGGTTATAGAGAGAATGTCAACTAATTTGTATATGAGCTTAGGTATTTTTCTTCCGTTAATCACCGTCAATTGTGCTATACTGGGTGTAGCTCTCTTTATGCAGATTAGAAATTATAATTTTCTTCAATCAGTTATATTTGGACTAGGTTCAGGGCTAGGTTGGTGGTTAGCAATAGTATCTTTAGCGGCAATAAGAAAAAAGGTTGATAAATCTCCCGTACCCGGACCTTTAAAAGGACCTGGAATTACCTTAATCACGATTGGACTTATGGCGATGGCTTTCATGGGATTTTCGGGTATGTTAAACGTACAGTGA
- a CDS encoding NADH:ubiquinone reductase (Na(+)-transporting) subunit F: MNTILAASFLIGGLSAVLAALIVVVDGIVNNYGEVKIDINNGKKELKVNGGASLLTTLSEQGVFIPSACGGRGSCGACKVKVLSDIGPILPTEAPLLEEDEIKQNIRLSCQVKVKSDIAIEIPEELFSAKIFKGVVEKINDLTYDIKEVKIKLIEPNEIEFKAGQYMQLVIPPYEKINEYTQRAYSIASSPSQKDSVEFFIRLVPGGIATTYVHKYLKENDQMELVGPFGEFYMRNTDADMICVAGGSGLAPIKSIVADMFERKITNRNVWLFFGARSLKDLYYVDFFQDMEKKWDRFHFVPALSEPEPQDNWKGETGLITDVLGKYFKEKMDQNTPKEGYLCGSPGMINACIKVMTENGISEDKIYYDKFA; the protein is encoded by the coding sequence GTGAATACAATTTTAGCTGCCTCCTTTTTAATTGGCGGATTAAGTGCGGTTTTAGCTGCACTTATTGTGGTAGTTGATGGCATAGTCAACAATTATGGTGAGGTTAAGATTGATATCAACAATGGCAAAAAAGAGTTAAAAGTAAACGGAGGCGCATCCCTACTTACCACCCTTTCCGAGCAAGGCGTTTTTATCCCCTCAGCATGTGGTGGCAGGGGAAGTTGTGGAGCGTGTAAGGTAAAAGTTTTATCAGATATTGGACCAATTTTACCCACGGAAGCACCGCTTTTAGAGGAAGACGAAATAAAACAAAATATAAGACTGTCTTGTCAAGTGAAAGTAAAATCTGACATAGCAATAGAAATACCAGAAGAACTATTTTCTGCAAAAATTTTTAAGGGTGTAGTTGAAAAAATAAATGATTTGACTTATGATATAAAAGAAGTTAAAATTAAACTTATCGAACCTAATGAAATTGAGTTTAAAGCTGGACAGTATATGCAATTGGTTATACCTCCCTACGAGAAAATAAACGAATATACTCAAAGGGCATATTCCATAGCATCATCTCCAAGTCAAAAAGATTCTGTAGAATTTTTTATCAGACTTGTCCCAGGTGGAATTGCAACGACTTATGTTCATAAGTATCTAAAAGAAAACGACCAAATGGAATTGGTTGGTCCTTTTGGTGAATTTTATATGAGAAATACAGATGCAGACATGATATGCGTTGCGGGAGGTTCAGGATTAGCCCCCATAAAATCTATCGTTGCGGATATGTTCGAAAGAAAAATAACCAACAGAAACGTTTGGTTGTTTTTTGGAGCAAGAAGCTTAAAAGACCTTTATTATGTGGATTTCTTTCAAGACATGGAAAAGAAATGGGATAGATTCCACTTTGTTCCTGCACTATCAGAACCTGAACCCCAAGACAATTGGAAAGGCGAAACGGGACTTATCACAGATGTATTGGGAAAATATTTTAAAGAAAAAATGGATCAAAATACCCCAAAAGAAGGGTACTTATGTGGAAGTCCAGGAATGATAAATGCCTGTATTAAAGTAATGACAGAGAACGGCATATCAGAAGATAAAATATATTATGACAAGTTCGCATAA
- the argF gene encoding ornithine carbamoyltransferase has protein sequence MPINLRGRSLLTLKDFTPEEIKYLLELSKDLKVKKRMGIKGDLLKGKNIVLLFEKTSTRTRCAFEVAAFDEGANVTFLTNSQMGKKESIEDTARVLGRFYDGIEFRGFKQETVEILAKYSGVPVWNGLTDEDHPTQVLADFLTIMENFEKPLNKIKFVYVGDGRNNMANALMIGAAKMGMDFVIISPKELFPSKELLGEMETTAHENGGKITITDKLDAVVNADVIYTDVWISMGEESKVQERINLLKPYQVNMDLIKKTNNPEVIFLHCLPSFHDTKTEMGYDVYQKYGIKEMEVTDEVFESKYSKVFDEAENRMHTIKAVMVATLVG, from the coding sequence ATGCCTATCAATTTAAGAGGAAGAAGCCTTTTAACGTTGAAAGATTTTACGCCCGAAGAGATAAAGTATCTTCTCGAACTTTCAAAAGATTTGAAAGTTAAAAAGAGAATGGGCATTAAGGGAGATTTATTAAAAGGTAAGAACATAGTATTGCTATTTGAAAAAACATCAACTAGAACAAGGTGTGCCTTCGAAGTAGCCGCCTTCGATGAAGGGGCAAACGTTACATTTTTAACTAACAGTCAAATGGGTAAGAAAGAATCAATAGAAGATACTGCAAGAGTTTTAGGGAGATTTTACGATGGAATAGAATTTAGAGGATTTAAGCAAGAAACGGTGGAAATTCTAGCAAAATATTCGGGTGTTCCCGTATGGAATGGTCTAACAGATGAAGATCATCCCACTCAAGTTTTGGCAGATTTCCTAACTATTATGGAAAACTTTGAAAAACCTCTTAACAAGATAAAATTTGTATACGTTGGAGATGGAAGAAACAATATGGCTAACGCACTTATGATAGGTGCCGCTAAAATGGGTATGGATTTTGTAATTATTTCTCCAAAGGAACTTTTTCCAAGTAAAGAACTGTTAGGTGAAATGGAAACTACAGCTCATGAAAACGGTGGAAAAATTACTATCACAGACAAGCTTGATGCTGTTGTTAACGCAGATGTGATCTATACTGATGTCTGGATTTCTATGGGAGAAGAAAGTAAAGTTCAAGAGAGAATCAACTTACTTAAACCGTACCAAGTAAATATGGACTTGATAAAAAAGACGAACAATCCTGAAGTTATTTTTCTGCATTGTTTGCCATCTTTTCACGACACAAAAACCGAGATGGGATACGATGTTTATCAGAAATACGGTATTAAAGAAATGGAAGTTACTGATGAAGTGTTTGAAAGCAAGTACTCAAAAGTTTTTGATGAAGCAGAAAATAGAATGCATACCATAAAAGCAGTTATGGTAGCAACGTTGGTAGGTTGA